Sequence from the Esox lucius isolate fEsoLuc1 chromosome 6, fEsoLuc1.pri, whole genome shotgun sequence genome:
ACAATCCACTGACAACCCGGAACCCTGTTGGAGATCGAGTCTACGCCGGACCAACAGCTTCCAAACGGCTCTGACCAGGACCATCAAGCCGGCTGTCCAACAGACGCCCACACACGCCAAGGTAACCCCTTCTGGAAGCTGTCCCACCCAGCCTTCCGACACTGGAGTTGGGGAGGGATCGGCCGGTGCAGCCCCAACTGGTACGACCATCACCCTGAAGACAGCCAGACAAGCCTTTTCCTCCATCACCATAGCCTCCAAGAAGGTCTCCAGGACGGCAAGCCTCCCTGGGTCTAGGTCCACCAGCCCCCAGATCCACTACACTACGCCGCCCAGGGTCTCCACCAGCTCCCGCTCTGTCACCCATCAAGACCAGGTCCATCACCCCACCAGTGCTGATCCCAACTCCACCTGTGCCAACCTGAGCCGGATGTCCACAGGGATGGACTCTGAAACTGTCAACCAAACGAAGGGCTGGCAGAGCCCTGTGTTGCCTGGTGACAGTGACCGTCCAACTGACCCTGTGGTTAGCAGGAGAAAGGTAACAATCATAAAAGTGACAGAGAACAGACACAGCTACAGTCCAGGTCAGCAGGGGGGAGGCGGTAGTGAGGGGAACAGCAGCAGTAGGCCTTCAGAGAACAGACACAGCTACAGTCCAGGTCAGCAGGGGGGAGGCAGTAGTGAGGGGAACAGCAGCAGTAGGCCTTCAGAGAACAGACACAGCTACAGTCCAGGTCAGCAGGGGGGAGGCGGTAGTGAGGGGAACAGCAGCAGTAGGCCTTCAGAGAACAGACACAGCTACAGTCCAGGTCAGCAGGGGGGAGGCAGTAGTGAGGGGAACAGCAGCAGTAGGCCTTCAGAGAACAGACACAGCTACAGTCCAGGTCAGCAGGGGGGAGGCGGTAGTGAGGGGAACAGCAGCAGTAGGCCTTCAGAGAACAGACACAGCTACAGTCCAGGTCAGCAGGGGGGAGGCGGTAGTGAGGGGAACAGCAGCAGTAGGCCTTCAGAGAACAGACACAGCTACTGTGATGGAGTAATGACAAAAAACAGTCTCAGGCAACAAGGAACCAGGAACTCTGAAGAGCCGCCACACGGTGCCAGCACCAGCACCGTGTTCTCGTCGGGGCATCTAGAACCGTCCACGGACAGCAAAGACTGGCCAAACCATGGTCCAAACCGGGGCCCGAACCGATCCACTTCAGCAGCTCCAGTTACCTCTTGGGAATCCGCGGGCAGCAGGGCAGGAGCAGGGAGGCCAATGCATAAGTCCACCCTGACCCTGTTCATCAACCAGCCCTCCGCCTCTCCCAAGGACGTGTCCGCGGAAACGAAAAGGGAAacgggagaaggaggagagagaagggccCGACCCAGGAGACCCATAAGCTGCTACGCCAACATGTTTGAACACACGGAGCCAACTAAGTGGAGCCTGGGCCCCGATGCTGTCAGTGCAGAACCAAGTTCGTCCGCGGCACAACACCGGAGCCTGGGAGCCGTTACTTCACCACCGGCCTCTGCCACACCGCGGCGTTGGAGCCTGGGGCTTCCTCGCCACATGCCGGAAACCTGCATTGATCCGGTAGCAATTTCCAAGGACGCCGGCGCTGGAAATAGTTCGACCGCCGGATTGCTCAGCTCTGGATCTTCCGTCAGAACCGGAGCAACAGGCAGAGGCTGTGGGACGGGTCGACCGGGCGAGGACCAGTCCTCCGGAGAAGATGCGGGCGGGGCTGGGAGAACGCCAGATTCAGCTCTGTCTCCGGACGAGGAAGGCTTCAGGAGCAGACAACCCCAACCCCCAGCTGTCACACTCATCAAGCCCCAAGGTACATGACCTCTGCGTCACTGCACCTTTGGCTGGGAGAAATGATTTACACTTTGCAAAGAAATGCTTCCTGGTGGGTCATTTGGGAGTTCTTTAAATTGAAATAGTAGGAAAACCTCAATAACCCCCTTTTAATGGCTCCTCAAATCACCTTTCAAAGGTCCATTTGGGGATAATGTTTCTGGGGTTAGGTTCTTCAAAGGATTCTTTCAATTAACCTTTGAAACAAGTTCTTTAAGGGTTTCTTTAAGAACTGCTAGAGGTTCCCCCGAATGGTTCAATGTGAGGAACCCTAAAGGATCCTCCaagaatatttgttttaagaGTGTACATCAGATAATTGGCTGTACATGTTTATGTATTTGAGGATTGTGCAAGTtccattttgtgtgtgtctgtggcatTATGGCTCACGTATgtatgtacacgtgtgtgtgtatatttgtgtgtgtttgtcgttATGGCTCTTAtgtatgcatgcgtgtgtgtgtgtgtgtcgttatGGCTCTTAtgtatgcatgcgtgtgtgtgtgtgtgtgtcgttatGGCTCTTAtgtatgcatgcgtgtgtgtgtgtgtgtgtgtgtcgttatGGCTCttatgtatgcatgcatgcgtgtgtgtgtgtgcgtgtgtgtgtgtgcatgtgtgtgtatgcatgagtgtgtgtgtgtgcgtgcgtgtgtctttGTAGTGACGCAGCATAAAAATGCAACCATGTCTGACATGAATACAAACAAGCTTTTCTCTTTGAGCTTTTATGTTAAGGCAAAACGTTTGccggaaaaaatatttgaacttGTTCAACTAGTGTCCTGCTCCATAGACTCACCTTGGCTGTCCTCTTCACAGGGTGATGTCAGGGAGATGGCATAAGGTGGCACTGACTACATTATAGCTCTAGCTCTCTATCAGGGTGTCAGTGTGttcctaatatatatatatatcattatgAGGAAATGACGTGTATTTTACAAAAGGCTGTCGTCCGCATTTTGGCTCTTACAGTGTGCTCCtcctgtgtgtgcacgtgtgcctgtgtgtgtgtgtgtgtgcacgtgtgtgtgtgtgtgcgtgtgtgtgtgtgtgtgtgtgtgtgtgcgcgtgtgtgcgtgtgtgcgtgtgtgtgctacAGCGGGTGATACTTTGTCATACACACTCCTCCATCCTCCCACTGAACTCTCCTGTTTGATTCCTCTCCCTTTTGATGTATAATTGAAGGGTattattatattgttatattgttatattgttaTTGTATTGGGACAAATCCTTTATCCTGCTCAGTGCAGTTTAATTGAATCGCTCAGCAGTGGCGGGTATCTGCGTCAGCCGCGGTTCATTGTCAGGCAGACAGCAGTGTTACCCTGGAGCCAAACACAGGCCTCTCCGCATCGTTCCGCCACCCACTCACTCcttttctccttcctcctcacTCCATCTGTCCTCTTTCTACTCTCCCTTTCCCCgcatctgtttctttctctactgtctctccttcttcctccctgcctctctcttattatctacctctgtctctcgctctctctctctctctccctctctccctctctctatctccccctttctatctacctctctctaccactctatctacctttctctcttttaattttctagttttttatttatttttcccactCATCTTCTTGCCTGCATAATCTATTGCTGTTCATCGGGGGGAAACATTtgggagtgaaggagagagggagacgaggagagaggagagaggatgatTCCAGGGGAATTAAGGAATGCTTAACatgatgaaaataatatattagtCTTAGGGGAACTGATTGAAAGCAAATATTCACACACCACCCAGCCCACAACAATGCATCTAAAAATACAGCAATTATACAATATTCcatgtaataaaaataacataagagtttgttttgtctttgaatAAGAAGAATACATATATTTAGCATATCTTTTCTGCTTGTGGTACTTCAGCGTTCCATCTAAAAGTAACTCTCACTTCAATAAGTAATGGTGAATCTCTCTGAGAGTTTTCTGTAGCAACTTCCTTCCTCATGCTCAAGCCGTTCTCAGTTTGAaataacaaataatgttttaatcaccctTATTATGATTGTCATTTAATAATTTCAAAGGCCTGAGGCGCATAAGGGAACATTTAATGAGGTTTGGTTGCACAATGTAGAAGGACTCAGCACAGtaacaaaagtgtgtgtgtgtgtgtgtgtggcaatgTTCTGGCAATAGCCTTTCCAAGTGTTTTCTGTATGAAATGGACAATACAGTACTTATTGAATCAATATAGAATTATATAAACTACATTAGATTGAGAAATGGATTTCAGACATTCTTCTGGCATTCAGTGAACTGATATCAACCCAATAAGCCATGATAAGAGGACAGCTTTCCAACATGCCTGGCTAACATGCCATTTGATAAGGacttaaaacaaaataacatgcaATTATCCTTATAGTGACACGGTAAaaccgaggctaagtatcattttGTCAAAACAGCACTGTGTAGGTTCTCAGAAATATGTTAACATTGATATAGGTGAATATTTGGTAGGTAAGGAAAGTGTGGTCATGTTGTCACTTGCAACAGTAGTTTGGAACAGCTCAAGAACTAGCTTCAGTAAGGGCATGTTGGTTTTTGGGAATGAAAATCAATGGTATAAAAAAGCGAGTTATCTTATGCATGATGTGTTTGCATCTAAACATTCACTTTAGAGCCATCGTGTTCAAAAAGCTTGTAACTCTGTATGTTCTAACAAAGGTCTTTCTTTGTTTCAGACCCAATATCACAGCAGCACTCTCCAGAGACTATCCTAGCCCTGAACGCAGCTGCCATCATAGCTAATATCAAACTCCAAAGACAACTGAGCCAAACCAAGACTTTGTCTCAAAATGGCCTTTCCAACGCTAGAAAATCACCTCAGGGAAATACTTTGGGTATTGAGTTTTTATTTAGCTGGAATCAGACCTTCATTCTAAATATTGATCCTTAAACAATTAAATGGGAATGTTACATGATTTAAATGTCTATTGGATATTGAAGTTATCTTCAGTCAGTGTGGAAAGTTTATTGTTCCTTAAATTGTTTTATAATCAGAATCTATTTTGTAATcagattatattaaaaaaatatattgaaaggAGAAATCCTATAAACTGTATAGGAAGCCCGTTGaatttgtgtgtgaatgagtcTAAACTGCCTCTTCATCTGCCTCTTTCCCCTCACTCACTCGACTCACAGACTCAGTCTCTCAAATCACTCACTCGACTCACTCACTCGACTCTCGTACAGTGAATGATGCTGGTGGTCTCGTGACAGTAGAGGCTCATGACAGGACTACCAAACCAGAGAAAAGGAGTCGGACCTCACAACCCAACCCGGACCATGTAGTGTTTGTACCACTGGATCC
This genomic interval carries:
- the c6h10orf90 gene encoding (E2-independent) E3 ubiquitin-conjugating enzyme FATS, giving the protein MTLQRPAAQLGGDQSWRRSADQSYWDTLISEVEVVPRRTAVTGRSAPRPQSAVEGTDLGQRLDGWPEKMQSKNNYRRGSQVLSPGSKPNEQVAKPWPPPPRARVRPQSATEGSRQMNEWLHELERMQNGGYFGGSPSVNPEVEHCRTGHPPRPQSATEGHSQNLDRWLQELERMEDGSYFGNSKRVQTECRQAPFHDRTSSMPALHREPVGPRLLHCHRGLSPSSSLCGWDEGLSSDFPSLCDSSLGSQESLGGGLSSDPEHRGSWERASIKQAPGREHAELSTLTPVRVGWLPVRKRAPMRNALVPRQTQTGLPENSANQVILKLPITPTFVKVPVKDNDLRFSDAGAEKVERSQSSVHVVDPGTRWLPDQRPARESPITQQVAGKQSSTSAQSETRPLGWQALRRTWAKRTWLSPLRGGGPPQSKDSLPGPGAEKEPVGTTSDTQQPSARRVTPCGTKLTPQSTDNPEPCWRSSLRRTNSFQTALTRTIKPAVQQTPTHAKVTPSGSCPTQPSDTGVGEGSAGAAPTGTTITLKTARQAFSSITIASKKVSRTASLPGSRSTSPQIHYTTPPRVSTSSRSVTHQDQVHHPTSADPNSTCANLSRMSTGMDSETVNQTKGWQSPVLPGDSDRPTDPVVSRRKVTIIKVTENRHSYSPGQQGGGGSEGNSSSRPSENRHSYSPGQQGGGSSEGNSSSRPSENRHSYSPGQQGGGGSEGNSSSRPSENRHSYSPGQQGGGSSEGNSSSRPSENRHSYSPGQQGGGGSEGNSSSRPSENRHSYSPGQQGGGGSEGNSSSRPSENRHSYCDGVMTKNSLRQQGTRNSEEPPHGASTSTVFSSGHLEPSTDSKDWPNHGPNRGPNRSTSAAPVTSWESAGSRAGAGRPMHKSTLTLFINQPSASPKDVSAETKRETGEGGERRARPRRPISCYANMFEHTEPTKWSLGPDAVSAEPSSSAAQHRSLGAVTSPPASATPRRWSLGLPRHMPETCIDPVAISKDAGAGNSSTAGLLSSGSSVRTGATGRGCGTGRPGEDQSSGEDAGGAGRTPDSALSPDEEGFRSRQPQPPAVTLIKPQDPISQQHSPETILALNAAAIIANIKLQRQLSQTKTLSQNGLSNARKSPQGNTLDSVSQITHSTHSLDSRTVNDAGGLVTVEAHDRTTKPEKRSRTSQPNPDHVVFVPLDPNSDCDTSTDNILSPREALERSRPDFIRRSQGRVRDMERRAEERRAEERRAEERRAEERSERLFSEQLSDNLFRPRDRAITGKTIYHGTRLKQKKQAEEAKRREIQLINKRRADLFKKKLLDQILQRGSD